Proteins co-encoded in one Desulfoplanes formicivorans genomic window:
- a CDS encoding OmpP1/FadL family transporter, translated as MSCRWQTWVAMVLFILTAPHLAGAAGYGIYEWGARGQALGGAMTARGEDPSTVVYNPAGMTQLPGTQMSAGMTIIRPSGTVNPDDSSLPGGEGVDNTWVIPNAYITTQLGERYWFGVGLYSRTGLGTEYRSDEDWFGRYSALYAGIKQVSLTPNMAIKLTDSLSMAVGLEVAYIEVNLQNMIDADPNQGHSGDYDVKQKLTGGDPGYGFNLALHYKPLDWLSFGASYRSEIDVTMHGDADFSNIGQTAKTLNLAQQYSKVQGTSFTATEPLPAMLSLGIMVKPVDKLSISFDVLRTYWHAYNELKIEYDDSTSLGKDEATSPKKWKDVNRYQVGVEYALLDWMDLRLGYVYDESPVDPDHAEYQIPSNDRQIYSIGSGFHWDAWTIDVAYSYLTVKERNFNDSEASGVEDSTFEDGDSHLFALNVGYRF; from the coding sequence ATGAGTTGCAGGTGGCAAACTTGGGTGGCCATGGTCCTTTTCATACTGACCGCACCACATCTGGCCGGGGCCGCCGGATACGGCATTTACGAATGGGGTGCCAGGGGCCAGGCCCTTGGCGGCGCCATGACCGCACGGGGAGAGGACCCGTCCACCGTGGTCTACAATCCGGCCGGTATGACCCAGTTGCCAGGCACCCAGATGAGTGCCGGCATGACCATCATCCGGCCCTCGGGCACGGTCAACCCCGACGACTCTTCCCTGCCGGGCGGTGAAGGTGTGGACAACACCTGGGTCATCCCCAATGCCTATATCACCACCCAGCTGGGTGAACGGTACTGGTTCGGCGTGGGCTTGTATTCACGCACCGGGCTGGGCACGGAATACCGCAGCGATGAAGACTGGTTCGGCCGGTACAGCGCCCTGTACGCGGGTATCAAGCAGGTTTCCCTGACCCCCAACATGGCCATCAAACTCACGGACAGCCTGTCCATGGCCGTGGGCCTGGAAGTGGCCTATATTGAAGTCAATCTGCAGAACATGATAGATGCTGACCCAAATCAAGGACACTCAGGTGATTATGATGTCAAACAAAAACTGACAGGTGGTGACCCCGGGTACGGCTTCAACCTGGCCCTGCATTACAAGCCTTTGGACTGGCTCTCTTTTGGGGCCTCCTATCGCAGCGAAATTGATGTGACCATGCATGGCGATGCCGACTTCAGCAATATAGGACAAACAGCAAAAACACTAAATTTGGCACAACAATACAGCAAGGTACAAGGAACGTCGTTCACCGCCACAGAACCCTTGCCAGCCATGCTTTCCCTGGGAATCATGGTCAAGCCCGTGGACAAATTGAGCATTTCCTTTGATGTCCTGCGCACCTACTGGCACGCCTACAATGAATTGAAAATCGAATACGACGATTCGACTTCTTTGGGAAAAGATGAAGCTACTAGCCCCAAAAAATGGAAAGACGTGAACCGCTACCAGGTCGGTGTTGAGTACGCCCTGTTGGACTGGATGGATCTCCGTCTTGGGTATGTGTACGACGAATCCCCGGTGGATCCGGACCATGCCGAATATCAGATTCCCTCCAACGACCGCCAGATCTACAGCATTGGTTCGGGTTTTCACTGGGACGCCTGGACCATTGACGTGGCCTACAGCTATCTGACCGTCAAGGAACGGAATTTCAATGACAGCGAGGCATCAGGCGTGGAAGACAGCACCTTTGAAGACGGAGACTCCCACCTCTTTGCCCTCAACGTAGGCTACCGTTTCTAG
- a CDS encoding aspartate carbamoyltransferase catalytic subunit gives MQWNHKDLLDIDQLNREEIGYVFQVADRFVEVNKRPVKKVPVLKGKSVVLFFAEPSTRTKTSFDIAGKRLSADTFSLTKTGSSLQKGETLKDTALTLQAMSPDAIVLRHWSSGAASFLAQRLECSIINAGDGRHAHPSQALLDGFTLRQVWGDDFGGKTVLILGDIAHSRVARSDIRLLTMLGAKVRLCAPRTLLPSGVRTWPVTVGHDLAKACRGVDAIICLRLQLERQKAGLLPDLREYAKTYGLNDSHLEKAAPDVRIMHPGPINRGIEISSALADAPGSLVLDQVTSGVAVRMALLYLYLTRTISV, from the coding sequence ATGCAATGGAATCACAAGGACTTGCTCGACATAGACCAACTGAACCGGGAGGAGATCGGGTATGTTTTCCAGGTTGCCGACCGGTTTGTGGAAGTGAACAAGCGACCGGTGAAAAAGGTGCCGGTCCTCAAGGGCAAATCAGTTGTCCTTTTTTTTGCCGAACCATCCACCCGCACCAAAACCTCCTTTGACATCGCTGGCAAACGCCTTTCCGCAGACACCTTTTCCCTGACCAAAACAGGCAGTTCCCTGCAAAAGGGAGAAACCCTCAAGGACACGGCCCTGACCCTGCAGGCCATGTCCCCGGATGCCATTGTTCTTCGTCACTGGTCCAGTGGAGCTGCCTCGTTTCTGGCACAGCGCCTGGAATGCTCCATCATCAACGCCGGGGACGGCCGCCACGCTCATCCCTCCCAGGCCCTGTTGGACGGGTTCACCCTGCGTCAGGTGTGGGGAGACGACTTTGGCGGCAAAACAGTGCTCATCCTTGGGGACATTGCCCACAGCCGCGTGGCCCGATCTGACATCCGTCTGCTGACCATGCTCGGGGCCAAGGTAAGATTGTGCGCACCGCGCACCCTGCTTCCCAGTGGTGTGCGCACCTGGCCCGTTACCGTAGGCCACGACCTTGCCAAGGCCTGTCGGGGTGTGGACGCCATCATCTGTCTGCGTCTGCAACTGGAACGCCAGAAGGCCGGTCTGCTGCCGGACCTGCGCGAATACGCCAAGACCTATGGCCTGAACGATTCTCATCTGGAAAAGGCCGCACCAGACGTGCGCATCATGCATCCCGGTCCCATCAATCGCGGCATTGAAATTTCCTCGGCCCTTGCCGACGCCCCTGGCAGCCTTGTTCTGGATCAGGTGACCTCGGGAGTGGCCGTACGCATGGCCCTTTTGTACCTGTATCTGACGCGGACCATCTCCGTATAG